From the Musa acuminata AAA Group cultivar baxijiao chromosome BXJ3-7, Cavendish_Baxijiao_AAA, whole genome shotgun sequence genome, one window contains:
- the LOC135642264 gene encoding uncharacterized protein LOC135642264 yields the protein MAASITFPMAFFSSDRVWAVSLPRRAVHLPGCLPPRRWLAAAASRVAAEAAPDASGKRRPRGITKSRPVSPELQAVVGEAEIPRTQALKKIWAYIKENNLQDPDNKRIIVCDEKLKKIFGGRDRVGFLEITGLLNPHFGK from the exons ATGGCGGCGTCGATCACCTTCCCTATGGCATTCTTCTCCAGCGACCGCGTTTGGGCCGTCTCGCTCCCTCGTCGGGCCGTGCACCTTCCCGGCTGCTTGCCGCCAAGGAGGTGGTTGGCCGCCGCGGCGTCGCGCGTTGCCGCGGAGGCGGCGCCGGATGCGTCGGGGAAGCGGCGACCGAGGGGAATTACCAAGTCCAGGCCAGTGTCGCCCGAACTCCAGGCAGTGGTGGGCGAGGCGGAGATCCCGCGGACCCAAGCCCTCAAAAAGATATGGGCTTATATCAAGGAGAATAACCTCCAG GATCCAGACAACAAGAGGATAATAGTGTGTGACGAGAAACTAAAGAAGATATTTGGCGGAAGAGATCGTGTTGGTTTCTTGGAGATCACAGGGCTGCTAAATCCTCATTTTGGGAAGTGA
- the LOC135643032 gene encoding uncharacterized protein LOC135643032, which yields MEKKQGFFSALEGVVRGLSPARSRAKSPAPRSQSPSAALLLLPRRRKGHSGGGHQQQALAQVPEAPVIARSASFRPVGEALAPLMEGPDGDAPEEGGGPRREGWGHWVRGQLSRAPSVTHSSSSSSASAAANGSCSFRGSDLRLLLGVMGAPLAPIHVGTADPLPHLSIKDTPIETSSAQYILQQYTAASGGLKLHSSIRNAYAMGKVRMVASEFETATKVVKNRGGSTRAAESGSFVLWQMAPDMWYVELAVGGSKVHAGSNGKLVWRHTPWLGAHAAKGPVRPLRRALQGLDPLTTASMFASARCIGEKKVNGEDCFILKLCADPQTLRARSEGPAEIIRHVLFGYFSQRTGLMVHMEDSHLTRIQPNAGGDAVYWETTINSFLDDYRPVEGIMIAHSGRSVVTLFRFGEEAMSHTKTRMEEAWTIEEVAFNVPGLSVDCFIPPAEIRCGSIGGTCEMPQAERSRASIGNRVKVAAEKRQAAGDNKIVWRLEVPQRKHGGDRIVHTASFCAK from the exons ATGGAGAAGAAGCAAGGGTTCTTCTCGGCGCTGGAGGGGGTGGTGCGAGGGCTGTCGCCGGCGCGGTCGAGGGCCAAGAGTCCTGCGCCGAGGAGCCAGTCGCCGTCGGCGGCGCTGCTGCTCCTCCCGCGGCGTAGGAAGGGGCACAGTGGCGGGGGGCACCAGCAGCAGGCGCTGGCGCAGGTGCCGGAGGCGCCGGTGATCGCGAGATCCGCGAGCTTCCGGCCCGTCGGGGAGGCCCTGGCGCCGCTCATGGAGGGCCCCGATGGCGACGCGCCGGAGGAGGGCGGAGGGCCGCGGAGGGAAGGGTGGGGCCACTGGGTCCGCGGCCAGCTCTCCCGGGCGCCCTCCGTCACGcattcctcgtcctcctcctccgcttccgCCGCCGCCAACGGTTCCTGCTCATTCCGCGGCTCTGACCTCCGCCTTCTGCTCGGGGTCATGGGGGCGCCCCTCGCCCCCATTCACGTCGGCACCGCCGACCCTCTTCCACATCTAAGCATCAAGGACACTCCCATT GAAACTTCATCAGCTCAGTACATCCTGCAGCAGTACACGGCCGCATCGGGCGGTCTGAAGTTGCATAGCTCCATTCGCAACGCTTACGCCATGGGCAAGGTGAGGATGGTGGCATCGGAGTTCGAGACGGCGACCAAGGTGGTGAAGAACCGCGGTGGCTCCACGCGTGCCGCCGAGTCCGGCAGCTTCGTCCTCTGGCAGATGGCCCCCGACATGTGGTACGTGGAGCTTGCTGTCGGCGGCAGCAAAGTCCACGCCGGTTCCAATGGGAAGCTCGTCTGGCGGCACACCCCCTGGCTCGGTGCGCACGCCGCCAAGGGCCCCGTCCGCCCTCTTCGCCGCGCCCTTCAG GGCCTCGATCCGCTGACCACGGCGAGCATGTTTGCCAGCGCGCGTTGCATCGGGGAGAAAAAGGTGAATGGGGAGGATTGCTTCATCCTCAAGCTATGCGCGGATCCGCAGACGCTGCGAGCCCGGAGCGAAGGCCCCGCCGAGATCATTCGGCACGTCCTGTTCGGCTACTTCAGCCAGCGAACAGGGCTCATGGTGCACATGGAGGACTCGCACCTGACGCGAATCCAGCCGAACGCCGGCGGCGATGCGGTCTACTGGGAGACCACTATCAACTCCTTCCTGGACGACTACCGCCCCGTGGAAGGTATCATGATCGCCCATTCGGGGCGCTCGGTGGTGACTCTTTTCAGGTTCGGCGAGGAGGCGATGAGCCACACCAAGACGAGGATGGAGGAGGCGTGGACCATCGAGGAGGTGGCCTTCAACGTCCCCGGCCTCTCCGTCGACTGCTTCATCCCTCCTGCCGAGATAAGATGCGGTTCCATCGGCGGGACCTGTGAAATGCCGCAAGCCGAAAGGAGCAGGGCCAGCATCGGCAACCGGGTGAAGGTCGCGGCGGAGAAACGACAGGCCGCCGGCGACAACAAAATCGTGTGGAGACTCGAAGTGCCTCAACGCAAACACGGAGGAGATCGAATTGTCCATACCGCTAGTTTCTGTGCTAAGTGA